Proteins from one Pelosinus sp. IPA-1 genomic window:
- the gap gene encoding type I glyceraldehyde-3-phosphate dehydrogenase produces MAVKVAINGFGRIGRLAFRQMFGAEGYEVVAINDLTSPKMLAHLLKYDSAQGTYALASKVSFGEDSITVDGKEIKIYKSAKAEELPWGELDVDVVLECTGFYTSKEKASAHIKAGAKKVVISAPAGTDLPTVVYNVNHDILKASDTVISAASCTTNCLAPMAQALHKLAAIKSGIMTTIHAYTGDQMTLDGPQRNGDLRRSRAAAVNIVPNSTGAAKAIGLVIPELNGKLIGSAQRVPTPTGSSTILIAVVEGSVTKDQVNAAMKAAADESFGYTEEELVSSDIVGIRYGSLFDATQTMVAPMDNGMTQVQVVSWYDNENSYTSQMVRTIKYFSELA; encoded by the coding sequence ATGGCAGTAAAAGTAGCGATCAATGGTTTTGGACGTATTGGACGTCTTGCATTCCGGCAAATGTTTGGGGCAGAAGGATATGAAGTTGTTGCAATCAATGACTTAACAAGCCCTAAAATGCTTGCACATTTATTGAAGTATGATTCAGCTCAAGGTACTTATGCTTTAGCTAGTAAAGTATCTTTTGGTGAAGATTCTATCACTGTTGACGGCAAAGAAATCAAAATCTATAAATCAGCAAAAGCAGAAGAATTACCATGGGGCGAACTTGATGTAGATGTTGTTCTTGAATGTACAGGTTTCTATACTTCCAAAGAAAAAGCTTCTGCACATATCAAAGCGGGCGCTAAAAAAGTTGTTATCTCTGCTCCAGCAGGAACGGATCTTCCTACAGTTGTTTATAATGTAAATCACGATATATTAAAAGCTAGCGATACAGTTATTTCAGCAGCTTCTTGCACGACAAACTGCTTAGCTCCTATGGCGCAAGCGCTTCACAAATTGGCTGCTATTAAAAGCGGTATCATGACAACAATTCACGCTTATACTGGCGATCAAATGACTCTTGACGGCCCTCAAAGAAATGGTGACCTTCGCAGATCCCGTGCTGCTGCAGTTAATATCGTTCCTAACTCTACTGGTGCTGCTAAAGCAATCGGTTTAGTTATCCCTGAATTAAATGGTAAATTGATCGGTTCCGCACAACGCGTTCCTACACCAACTGGTTCTAGCACGATTTTAATCGCAGTTGTTGAAGGTTCTGTTACAAAAGATCAAGTTAATGCAGCTATGAAAGCAGCAGCTGATGAATCTTTTGGCTACACTGAAGAAGAATTGGTATCCAGCGATATCGTTGGTATCAGATATGGTTCCTTATTCGATGCTACACAAACAATGGTAGCTCCTATGGATAACGGAATGACACAAGTCCAAGTTGTTTCTTGGTACGACAATGAAAATAGCTACACAAGCCAAATGGTTCGTACAATTAAGTATTTTTCCGAACTTGCATAG
- a CDS encoding phosphoglycerate kinase: protein MLNKKSIRDIDVAGKKVFIRVDYNVPMDKAGNITEDTRIRATLPTLNYLLEKNAAIIIASHLGRPKGAVVPEFSLKPVAERLSTLIGKEVIVAPDCVGSEVEALAKDLKPGQILLLENLRYHKAEEKNDPEFSRQLASLADVAVNDAFGVSHRAHASVEGITKYLPAVAGLLMEKEIQFVGQTVANPTHPFVAIIGGAKVSDKIGVIENLLSKVDTLIIGGGMANTFLAAQGYNIGKSLLEADKVELAKSLIATAKERGVNLLLPTDVVIADKFAADAQKKAVAVDQIDSEWMALDIGPNTAEGYAKALETAKTVVWNGPMGVFEMDAFANGTETVAKAVAASSAISIVGGGDSIAALEKVGLSNKITHISTGGGASLEFLEGKVLPGIAALADK from the coding sequence ATGTTGAATAAAAAGTCTATTAGAGACATCGATGTTGCCGGCAAGAAAGTTTTTATTCGCGTTGACTATAATGTTCCTATGGATAAAGCAGGTAATATTACCGAGGATACTCGTATTCGCGCTACATTGCCAACGCTTAACTATTTGCTAGAAAAGAATGCTGCTATCATTATTGCCAGCCATTTAGGACGTCCTAAAGGGGCAGTTGTGCCTGAGTTTTCTTTAAAACCGGTAGCAGAAAGACTTTCTACCTTAATTGGAAAAGAAGTAATCGTTGCTCCTGATTGTGTTGGTTCTGAAGTGGAAGCTCTTGCAAAAGATCTGAAACCAGGACAAATTCTACTATTAGAAAATCTTCGCTATCATAAAGCCGAAGAAAAGAACGATCCAGAATTTTCTCGCCAATTAGCAAGTTTAGCAGATGTAGCAGTAAATGATGCATTTGGTGTATCCCACCGAGCACATGCTTCTGTAGAAGGAATTACTAAGTACTTACCAGCTGTAGCTGGCCTTTTAATGGAAAAAGAAATTCAGTTTGTTGGTCAGACAGTAGCCAATCCAACTCATCCTTTTGTAGCAATCATTGGTGGTGCAAAAGTATCTGATAAAATTGGCGTAATTGAAAATCTACTTAGCAAAGTAGATACTCTCATCATTGGTGGCGGTATGGCAAATACCTTTCTTGCAGCTCAAGGTTATAATATTGGCAAATCTTTACTGGAAGCTGATAAAGTTGAATTGGCAAAAAGTCTAATTGCTACAGCTAAAGAACGTGGTGTAAACTTACTATTACCTACGGATGTTGTGATTGCTGATAAATTTGCTGCTGACGCACAGAAGAAAGCAGTAGCCGTAGATCAAATTGACAGTGAATGGATGGCCCTTGATATTGGACCAAACACTGCTGAAGGTTATGCCAAGGCTTTAGAAACAGCAAAAACGGTAGTTTGGAATGGACCTATGGGTGTATTTGAAATGGACGCTTTCGCAAATGGTACAGAAACTGTAGCTAAGGCCGTAGCTGCATCCAGTGCCATTAGTATTGTTGGTGGCGGGGATTCCATTGCAGCCTTAGAAAAAGTGGGTTTATCGAATAAAATCACTCACATTTCCACTGGTGGCGGTGCATCTTTAGAATTCTTAGAAGGCAAAGTACTGCCAGGAATTGCAGCGTTAGCTGATAAGTAA
- the tpiA gene encoding triose-phosphate isomerase: MRKPIIAGNWKLHNTGSQGVALVQELAKLTADAKNVDIVVCPTFTALTAVANALAGTNIHLGAQNLHWEKKGAFTGEVTAEMLRDVCCEYVLVGHSERRQYFAETDETVNKKVKAALEANLVPIMCVGESLEEREAGTTEVLVGKQVRAGLEGLTKDQVASLVIAYEPIWAIGTGRTATADQANDVCAFVRRTVAEVFGQETADKTRVQYGGSVKADNIAELMGKSDIDGALVGGASLDAVGFSKIVKF; this comes from the coding sequence ATGCGTAAACCAATTATTGCAGGTAACTGGAAATTACATAATACAGGAAGTCAAGGTGTGGCTTTAGTACAAGAATTAGCAAAATTAACTGCTGATGCAAAAAATGTAGACATCGTAGTATGTCCTACTTTTACAGCTTTAACAGCTGTAGCAAATGCATTAGCTGGTACTAACATTCATCTTGGCGCACAAAACTTACATTGGGAAAAGAAAGGTGCTTTCACTGGTGAAGTCACTGCTGAAATGCTTCGCGATGTATGTTGCGAGTATGTATTGGTTGGGCATTCCGAGCGCCGTCAATATTTCGCTGAAACAGATGAAACAGTAAATAAAAAGGTTAAGGCTGCTCTAGAAGCAAACCTTGTTCCTATTATGTGTGTAGGCGAATCTTTAGAAGAAAGAGAAGCGGGTACTACAGAAGTGCTTGTTGGTAAACAAGTACGTGCAGGTCTTGAAGGCTTGACAAAAGACCAAGTTGCTTCTTTAGTAATTGCTTATGAACCAATTTGGGCGATTGGTACAGGCCGTACTGCTACTGCTGATCAAGCCAATGATGTTTGCGCTTTTGTTCGTCGTACTGTGGCTGAAGTTTTTGGTCAAGAAACGGCTGATAAGACTCGTGTACAATACGGCGGTAGTGTAAAAGCAGATAATATTGCTGAATTAATGGGTAAAAGCGACATTGATGGCGCATTAGTTGGTGGCGCAAGTCTTGACGCTGTTGGTTTTAGCAAAATCGTTAAATTTTAG
- the gpmI gene encoding 2,3-bisphosphoglycerate-independent phosphoglycerate mutase — MGKLKAPIALVILDGWGMGDEKDLYNAICQSETPHMKLLSELYPSTTLTCSGEAVGLPEGQMGNSEVGHLNIGAGRVVYQELTRITKEIREGDFFTNPVLVNAVEQAKTKDSALHLMGLVSDGGVHSHINHLYALLELAKRHDLKKVYVHAFLDGRDVPPSSGIEYIKALEDKIKEIGIGSIATVAGRYYAMDRDKRWERVEKAYNAMVCREGEEATSASEAVEASYKLGKTDEFVAPTVIAGCGDCGVKANDSVIFFNFRPDRARELTRVFVDEKFDGFARCGGLLPIHFASMTQYDETVVVPVAYKPEALKNTLGQVLENNGLTQLRIAETEKYAHVTFFFNGGDEKPYQGEERILVASPKVATYDLQPEMSAIEVTDKLVEAIKTGKFDVIILNFANSDMVGHTGKLDAAMKAVTTVDNCVGRVVDAMRNQGGITLITADHGNAEMMLDHVTGEPFTAHTTNDVPLILVSEKHRGSTMKKGILADLAPTILDLAGIDIPAEMTGKSLIK; from the coding sequence GTGGGTAAATTAAAGGCACCGATTGCACTTGTAATTCTAGATGGATGGGGCATGGGAGACGAAAAAGATTTGTACAATGCAATTTGTCAATCGGAAACACCTCACATGAAACTGCTGTCTGAATTATATCCGAGTACAACATTAACTTGTTCCGGTGAAGCTGTTGGATTACCAGAAGGTCAAATGGGTAATTCGGAAGTAGGACATTTAAATATTGGTGCTGGGCGTGTTGTATATCAGGAATTAACGCGTATTACCAAAGAAATACGGGAAGGTGATTTTTTCACCAATCCAGTTTTGGTTAATGCCGTTGAACAAGCAAAAACCAAGGATAGTGCTCTTCATTTAATGGGTCTTGTGTCTGATGGAGGCGTACATAGTCATATCAACCACTTATACGCTTTGTTAGAACTTGCAAAACGCCATGATTTGAAAAAGGTATATGTCCATGCCTTCCTGGACGGTCGGGATGTGCCACCGTCTAGCGGTATTGAATATATCAAAGCCTTGGAAGACAAAATCAAAGAAATTGGTATCGGCAGTATTGCGACAGTCGCAGGCCGGTATTATGCCATGGATCGCGATAAACGTTGGGAACGTGTTGAAAAAGCATACAATGCTATGGTTTGCCGTGAGGGAGAAGAAGCAACTTCTGCTAGCGAAGCTGTGGAAGCCTCCTATAAGCTTGGTAAAACCGATGAATTTGTAGCCCCAACGGTGATCGCAGGATGCGGTGATTGTGGTGTTAAGGCCAATGATAGTGTTATTTTCTTTAATTTCCGTCCTGACCGGGCGCGAGAATTGACTCGTGTTTTTGTTGATGAGAAGTTCGATGGTTTTGCTCGTTGCGGAGGATTGTTACCAATACACTTTGCAAGTATGACCCAGTATGATGAAACTGTGGTTGTGCCTGTAGCTTACAAACCGGAAGCCTTAAAGAATACATTGGGTCAAGTATTAGAAAATAATGGACTAACTCAGCTTAGGATTGCAGAAACGGAAAAATATGCTCACGTTACTTTCTTCTTCAATGGAGGAGACGAAAAGCCTTATCAAGGTGAAGAACGTATTTTAGTTGCTTCCCCCAAAGTAGCTACGTATGATTTGCAACCAGAAATGAGCGCTATTGAAGTAACAGATAAACTAGTTGAAGCAATCAAGACTGGTAAGTTTGATGTTATTATCTTGAACTTTGCCAACAGTGATATGGTTGGTCATACTGGTAAACTAGATGCCGCTATGAAGGCTGTAACCACGGTTGACAATTGTGTAGGTCGTGTAGTCGATGCCATGCGTAACCAAGGAGGAATCACTCTTATTACTGCTGATCACGGTAATGCAGAGATGATGCTTGACCATGTTACGGGTGAACCATTTACGGCTCATACGACAAATGATGTTCCTTTGATTCTAGTATCAGAAAAACATCGCGGGTCTACCATGAAAAAAGGAATTTTGGCAGATCTTGCCCCAACAATTTTAGATTTAGCGGGAATTGACATTCCTGCCGAGATGACTGGGAAAAGCTTAATAAAATAA
- the eno gene encoding phosphopyruvate hydratase, which yields MIITDVIAREIMDSRGNPTVEVDVVLEDGIMGRAAVPSGASTGVHEAVELRDGDKARYMGKGVLKAVDNVNNRIAAEVVGMNVFDQVGIDEAMIELDGTKNKSELGANAILGVSMAVAKAAATALGLPLYQYLGGFNSKELPVPMMNILNGGAHADNNVDIQEFMIMPVGAPSFAEALRMCAEVYHTLKSVLKGLGLNTAIGDEGGFAPNLSSNEQALEVIVEAIKKAGYKPGEDFCLALDVAASEIYKDGKYNLAGEGVIKTSEEMVEFYNQLVAKYPIISIEDGMSEDDWAGWKLMTEKLGSKIQIVGDDLFVTNTERLARGIETGTANSILIKVNQIGSLTETFDTIEMAKRAGYTCVISHRSGETEDSTIADIAVAVNAGQIKTGAPTRSDRVAKYNQLLRIEEELSVISQYKGRKVFYNLK from the coding sequence ATGATTATTACAGACGTTATTGCAAGAGAAATTATGGATTCCCGTGGTAACCCTACAGTAGAGGTAGATGTAGTTTTAGAAGATGGTATCATGGGTCGTGCAGCGGTTCCATCTGGTGCTTCCACTGGCGTTCATGAAGCAGTTGAGCTTCGTGATGGCGACAAAGCACGTTACATGGGTAAAGGTGTATTAAAAGCAGTTGACAATGTAAACAATCGCATTGCAGCTGAAGTAGTAGGCATGAACGTATTTGATCAAGTCGGAATCGATGAAGCGATGATTGAACTTGACGGAACTAAAAACAAATCGGAATTGGGTGCAAACGCTATTCTTGGCGTGTCCATGGCAGTAGCAAAAGCTGCGGCAACTGCATTAGGCTTACCATTGTACCAATATCTTGGTGGCTTTAATTCCAAAGAATTGCCAGTACCAATGATGAACATCTTAAATGGTGGCGCTCATGCTGACAATAACGTAGATATTCAAGAATTTATGATTATGCCTGTTGGTGCCCCTAGCTTTGCAGAAGCACTTCGTATGTGTGCTGAAGTATACCACACTCTAAAAAGTGTATTAAAAGGACTTGGCTTAAACACTGCAATTGGTGATGAAGGCGGTTTTGCTCCTAATCTAAGTTCTAATGAGCAAGCTCTAGAAGTCATCGTAGAAGCTATCAAAAAAGCAGGTTACAAACCAGGAGAAGATTTCTGCTTGGCTCTTGATGTTGCTGCATCTGAAATCTACAAAGATGGCAAATACAATCTTGCTGGTGAAGGCGTTATCAAAACTTCCGAAGAAATGGTTGAGTTCTACAACCAATTAGTAGCTAAATATCCAATCATCTCCATTGAAGATGGTATGTCCGAAGATGACTGGGCTGGTTGGAAACTTATGACTGAAAAACTAGGCAGCAAAATTCAAATCGTTGGTGATGATTTGTTTGTTACGAACACAGAGCGTTTAGCTCGTGGTATTGAAACTGGTACTGCTAACTCCATTTTGATTAAAGTAAATCAAATTGGTTCTTTAACTGAAACTTTTGATACCATTGAAATGGCGAAACGCGCTGGTTATACTTGCGTAATTTCTCATCGTTCTGGTGAAACAGAAGATTCTACAATTGCTGATATCGCAGTAGCTGTAAATGCTGGTCAAATCAAGACTGGTGCACCTACTCGTTCCGACCGTGTAGCAAAATACAACCAATTGCTTCGTATTGAAGAAGAATTGAGTGTAATTTCTCAATACAAAGGTCGCAAAGTATTCTATAACTTAAAATAA
- a CDS encoding sugar diacid recognition domain-containing protein: MLLTSSLAQPIVDNIMPIARQNINIMDSQGMIIASGQKHRINTFHKGAKEVINNGQIVEIFPDNLDQYTGSLPGLNMPIALNGQVIGVVGISGHPDKVRDLARMVKMVTELIIEQEVLQEEVRSQYQLRENFAALLLSDHANANYDKLLKTAKLLKYELDLPRLVLVIDLQPILDLAHKNYGCNDLVSSRAKENIVNLISAPPYVTPQDLVVFIEDRLIILKHFEHKTWEMDYQSWGSDLLQLLRENNIALRLGLGSLVMSYAALGQSYQEALFALNSLNDNNTLATIHDFDILSAYLIKKINTTETCQSLQVIKAKLTSNLVRRYDMKNTIVSLLNNNMNISTTAKNLYIHRNTLLFRLKKFKETTGLDPCSAFNHAMLCKILFEE; this comes from the coding sequence TTGCTTCTGACAAGTAGTCTAGCGCAGCCAATCGTTGATAACATTATGCCCATTGCTAGGCAGAACATTAATATTATGGACAGCCAAGGCATGATTATTGCGTCCGGACAAAAACACCGAATTAACACCTTCCATAAAGGTGCAAAAGAGGTAATTAACAATGGGCAAATAGTAGAAATATTTCCTGACAACCTGGATCAGTATACGGGATCACTTCCTGGCCTCAATATGCCCATTGCACTAAATGGTCAAGTGATCGGAGTCGTCGGGATATCTGGTCACCCTGACAAAGTTAGAGATCTAGCTAGAATGGTAAAAATGGTAACTGAATTAATCATAGAACAAGAAGTACTGCAAGAAGAGGTCCGATCTCAATACCAGTTACGAGAAAATTTTGCAGCCTTGCTCTTATCAGACCATGCAAATGCCAATTACGATAAATTATTGAAAACGGCTAAACTGTTAAAATATGAGCTAGATTTACCTCGTCTAGTACTTGTAATAGATCTTCAGCCAATTCTCGACCTTGCTCATAAAAACTATGGTTGTAATGATCTAGTCTCATCTAGAGCAAAAGAAAATATTGTAAATTTAATATCAGCTCCTCCCTATGTTACGCCTCAGGATTTAGTTGTTTTTATCGAGGATCGATTAATAATTCTTAAACATTTTGAGCACAAAACTTGGGAAATGGATTATCAAAGCTGGGGATCTGATTTATTACAATTGCTGCGGGAGAATAATATAGCTTTACGCCTAGGTCTCGGAAGCCTAGTTATGAGTTATGCAGCATTAGGACAATCATACCAAGAAGCCCTGTTTGCCCTTAATAGTCTTAACGACAACAATACTCTTGCTACCATTCATGATTTTGACATCCTGTCTGCTTATCTGATAAAAAAAATAAACACAACTGAGACATGCCAATCACTGCAAGTTATTAAAGCAAAGCTAACAAGTAACCTAGTACGCAGGTATGACATGAAAAATACCATTGTTAGCCTACTAAACAATAATATGAATATTAGCACCACCGCGAAAAACCTTTACATTCACCGCAACACTTTATTATTTCGGTTAAAAAAATTCAAAGAAACGACAGGTCTAGATCCATGCAGTGCCTTCAATCACGCCATGTTATGCAAAATACTCTTCGAAGAATAA
- a CDS encoding glycerate kinase, with the protein MRIVVAPDSYKGSVSAVGTANAMEKGIKAVFPEAEVVKVPIADGGEGTVEALVTATNGQIIYQDVVDPLGCTISSYWGILGDGKTAVIEMAAASGLPLVPNEKRNPRVTTTYGTGQLIKAALDRGLKKIIIGIGGSATNDGGCGMAQALGGKFLDADGQELSFGGAALAKLNKVDLSDMDARLGSTVIIVACDVDNPLCGPKGATAVYGPQKGASPEMVIELDAALKNFASKVGEATGKNIAEHPGAGAAGGLGAGLLFFTNAVLRPGVEIVLETTGFESLVKSAQLVITGEGRTDFQTAFGKAPVGVAKLAKKYNVSTICLSGGLGQGYEDVLKQGIDGLMSTVPCPMTLEECIEHGAEFIEMGTKRLCQVIKVGMEI; encoded by the coding sequence ATGCGTATTGTAGTTGCTCCCGATTCTTATAAAGGCAGTGTATCAGCAGTGGGGACTGCTAATGCCATGGAGAAAGGAATTAAAGCTGTGTTTCCTGAGGCAGAAGTGGTTAAGGTACCAATTGCAGATGGTGGCGAGGGAACAGTAGAAGCTCTTGTGACGGCTACGAATGGACAGATAATATACCAAGATGTAGTTGATCCACTTGGGTGTACAATATCATCCTATTGGGGTATTTTGGGGGATGGTAAAACGGCGGTGATTGAAATGGCAGCGGCATCCGGCTTACCCCTTGTTCCAAATGAAAAGAGGAACCCACGGGTTACAACCACCTACGGAACAGGTCAATTGATAAAGGCAGCTCTTGACAGAGGACTGAAAAAAATCATAATCGGTATTGGTGGCAGTGCAACGAATGATGGTGGTTGCGGCATGGCACAAGCTTTAGGCGGGAAATTTTTAGATGCTGATGGACAAGAGTTATCTTTTGGAGGAGCCGCGCTAGCGAAATTGAATAAAGTTGATCTCAGTGATATGGATGCACGGCTTGGTAGTACAGTAATTATCGTTGCTTGTGATGTGGATAATCCTTTGTGTGGACCGAAGGGAGCAACAGCTGTATACGGCCCGCAGAAAGGGGCAAGTCCCGAAATGGTGATTGAGCTTGATGCGGCGTTGAAGAATTTCGCCAGTAAAGTGGGAGAAGCAACTGGTAAAAATATAGCAGAGCACCCTGGTGCAGGTGCTGCCGGTGGCCTTGGTGCAGGTCTTTTGTTTTTTACCAATGCAGTTCTTAGGCCCGGTGTAGAAATTGTTTTGGAGACGACTGGATTTGAATCGTTAGTTAAATCTGCTCAGCTGGTTATCACTGGAGAGGGGCGAACGGATTTTCAAACTGCTTTCGGCAAAGCGCCAGTAGGGGTAGCTAAATTGGCTAAGAAATACAATGTTTCTACTATCTGTCTTTCTGGTGGTTTAGGGCAAGGATATGAGGATGTATTAAAGCAGGGGATAGATGGATTGATGAGTACAGTTCCATGTCCGATGACATTAGAAGAATGTATCGAGCATGGAGCCGAATTCATTGAAATGGGAACAAAACGACTTTGTCAGGTCATCAAAGTAGGTATGGAAATATGA
- the secG gene encoding preprotein translocase subunit SecG: protein MVTFLMIVEAIISVALIAVVVLQSGKGGGLAGSIGGGSDSVLGGQKKGLDAALSKITMFLGALFAIVTLTLVKIMH from the coding sequence TTGGTTACATTTTTAATGATTGTAGAAGCCATTATCTCTGTTGCCTTGATTGCTGTTGTTGTTTTGCAATCAGGTAAAGGAGGAGGACTAGCTGGATCTATCGGTGGTGGGTCTGATAGTGTATTAGGTGGTCAGAAAAAAGGTCTAGATGCTGCCTTATCCAAAATAACCATGTTTTTAGGAGCTTTATTTGCTATTGTCACTTTGACGTTAGTAAAAATAATGCATTAA
- a CDS encoding sodium-translocating pyrophosphatase, translating to MDLLYVAPIAGIVALLFAAYFMKSVLSESSGNEKMQELSQAIFEGAMAYLNRQYKTLIPFTVIIFAVLFFVDGYKLAISFLVGAVSSAIAGYVGMTSTTKANARTTEAARHSLNKALSVSFRAGAVMGMSVVGLGLLGVSVLYILFRDPVVINSFAFGASAIAFFARIGGGIFTKAADVGADLVGKIEAGIPEDDPRNPAVIADNVGDNVGDTAGMGADLFESYGATAIAAMLIGNTLYGVNGVLFPLLIGAAGIFAAIVSIFLVRTGEDGDPQAALNRGLWGTNLLTAIMAYGLSTMVFGNKGFGIFVAIVAGLVVNVLVGMITEYYTSSDKPPTQRIAEACQTGAATNIIAGVATGLKSTAIPMVVFSVAIWVAFSQAGIYGIAMAAMGMLCTAGMVVAVDSFGPVADNAGGIAEMAELGPEVRKTTDKLDAVGNTTAAIAKGFAIGSAALTALALFTAFGEEVAKNPKLSELLVNGHLVINLTEPTVIIGIFLGATLPFLVCAMTMEAVGKAAFEMIAEVRRQFREIPGIMEGTGRPDYAACVDISTKAAIKEMLMPGIFAVGMPLLVGFTMGAKALAGFLAGATATGVLLALFMANAGGAWDNAKKYIETGRHGGKGTPAHAAAVIGDTVGDPFKDTSGPAMNPLIKVAGTISLIIAPLLFS from the coding sequence ATGGACTTATTGTATGTTGCACCGATCGCTGGAATAGTAGCACTACTATTCGCAGCATATTTTATGAAAAGTGTGCTTAGTGAAAGTTCTGGTAATGAAAAAATGCAGGAATTGTCCCAAGCTATTTTTGAAGGGGCAATGGCTTATCTAAATCGACAGTATAAGACGCTAATTCCTTTTACTGTCATTATTTTTGCCGTTTTATTTTTTGTTGATGGCTATAAATTAGCGATATCCTTTTTAGTAGGTGCTGTATCTTCAGCAATCGCTGGTTATGTGGGAATGACTTCAACAACCAAGGCCAACGCTCGTACAACAGAAGCTGCTCGTCATAGTCTCAATAAGGCATTAAGTGTCTCTTTTAGAGCTGGAGCAGTTATGGGTATGTCAGTTGTCGGTCTTGGTTTATTAGGCGTTTCCGTACTATACATATTATTTCGTGATCCTGTTGTTATCAATAGTTTCGCTTTTGGTGCTAGCGCTATTGCATTTTTTGCCCGTATTGGCGGTGGTATCTTTACCAAAGCCGCGGATGTGGGAGCCGATTTAGTTGGTAAAATAGAGGCTGGAATTCCCGAAGACGATCCTCGCAATCCAGCTGTTATTGCCGATAATGTTGGGGATAATGTAGGTGATACAGCAGGTATGGGGGCCGACTTGTTTGAATCTTATGGGGCAACTGCCATCGCTGCCATGTTAATCGGTAATACCTTATATGGTGTGAATGGTGTGTTGTTTCCTTTGCTGATCGGTGCTGCTGGAATATTTGCTGCGATTGTCAGTATTTTCTTAGTAAGAACAGGGGAAGATGGAGATCCACAGGCTGCGTTGAATCGAGGCCTATGGGGCACAAATCTTTTGACCGCGATTATGGCTTATGGTTTGTCGACCATGGTTTTTGGCAACAAAGGATTTGGCATTTTTGTCGCCATTGTTGCAGGCTTGGTGGTCAATGTATTGGTTGGTATGATTACGGAATATTATACTTCAAGTGATAAACCGCCGACCCAGCGTATTGCCGAAGCGTGTCAAACTGGTGCAGCAACGAATATTATTGCCGGTGTTGCCACTGGTCTTAAGAGTACAGCGATTCCTATGGTTGTGTTTTCTGTAGCCATTTGGGTAGCTTTTAGTCAGGCGGGCATTTATGGGATTGCTATGGCAGCCATGGGGATGTTATGCACTGCTGGCATGGTAGTAGCAGTAGATTCTTTTGGACCTGTTGCAGATAATGCCGGGGGGATTGCCGAAATGGCAGAACTAGGCCCAGAAGTTCGTAAGACTACAGATAAGTTAGATGCAGTAGGCAATACGACAGCGGCCATTGCCAAAGGGTTTGCCATTGGTTCCGCTGCTTTAACAGCTTTAGCTCTCTTTACTGCCTTTGGCGAAGAAGTTGCTAAAAATCCAAAGTTATCAGAATTATTGGTTAACGGACATTTGGTCATTAATTTGACAGAACCTACCGTTATTATTGGTATATTTCTTGGCGCTACTTTGCCGTTTTTAGTATGTGCTATGACGATGGAAGCAGTAGGAAAAGCTGCTTTTGAAATGATTGCAGAGGTTCGTCGCCAGTTTCGGGAAATTCCTGGCATCATGGAAGGTACTGGTCGGCCTGATTATGCAGCCTGTGTAGATATCAGTACTAAAGCCGCTATTAAAGAAATGTTGATGCCGGGGATCTTTGCAGTAGGCATGCCTCTCTTGGTTGGCTTTACTATGGGGGCAAAGGCTTTGGCTGGTTTTCTTGCTGGCGCAACAGCTACTGGTGTATTGCTAGCCTTATTTATGGCGAATGCAGGTGGTGCTTGGGATAACGCGAAAAAGTATATTGAAACAGGAAGGCATGGAGGCAAAGGAACACCTGCCCATGCTGCAGCTGTTATCGGTGATACGGTCGGCGATCCCTTTAAGGATACCTCTGGTCCAGCGATGAATCCTCTCATCAAAGTTGCTGGTACCATATCTTTAATCATTGCTCCCTTGTTATTTTCATAA